From Cucumis melo cultivar AY chromosome 1, USDA_Cmelo_AY_1.0, whole genome shotgun sequence, a single genomic window includes:
- the LOC103490364 gene encoding uncharacterized protein LOC103490364 has protein sequence MGSVCCVAARDKTVGVGSGSETQHRNIRHSPSWSFRWDHPGRVIGEEVSLNSISDGVSRNDRPEFKYESSYASEEGSPLEHYRRQTWKNSSVSEGSTTNVRTPTSGRSISRNVSTDVSLEQVKKATENATASTSPAKVSLSIPSTSSLSTSPLSTHSHIPSTGLTTSRLSHCSPGHRLLRQVSGNRIPAYKSPSSYTVSEDRRAIPGSNDSLRGSHGGSSDGWSMNAFSELMATSHRGRWSFGSESFDFAREKMVRSCSLFSTSPSADSQTCGICSMLLVERSLWTSQKIIANNELSVVAVLTCGHVYHAECLESMTPEISKYDPACPICSFGEKQTLRMSEKALRGELESKIRNKRLRNRIADSGLDSESAMLDHFINTGQQGKCPKLSSSSSLRGSSGRGFLRRHFSFGSKGGTKALPESNNTAKRKGFLWSRSTKM, from the exons ATGGGATCTGTGTGTTGTGTTGCGGCAAGAGACAAGACTGTTGGGGTTGGATCTGGTAGTGAAACGCAGCATAGGAATATTCGTCACTCGCCGAGTTGGAGCTTTCGGTGGGATCATCCTGGGCGTGTGATTGGTGAGGAAGTTTCCCTGAATTCGATTTCAGATGGAGTAAGTAGAAATGATAGGCCAGAGTTCAAATATGAGTCCTCATATGCTTCAGAAGAGGGTAGTCCATTGGAACATTATCGTAGACAGACATGGAAAAACTCCTCAGTTTCTGAAGGAAGCACGACGAATGTGAGGACTCCTACATCAG GTCGTTCAATTTCAAGAAATGTTTCCACGGATGTTAGTTTGGAACAG GTGAAGAAAGCCACAGAAAATGCAACAGCTTCTACATCTCCTGCAAAAGTATCCCTTTCAATCCCTTCAACTTCATCTTTGTCAACATCCCCTCTATCAACCCACAGTCACATTCCTTCCACCGGTCTGACCACATCGAGATTGTCTCACTGTTCTCCCGGGCATCGATTGTTACGTCAAGTATCTGGTAACCGCATCCCAGCATACAAGTCACCAAGTAGCTACACAGTTTCAGAGGACAGGCGTGCAATCCCTGGGAGCAATGATTCATTACGGGGATCGCATGGTGGGTCTTCTGATGGTTGGTCTATGAATGCTTTCTCTGAGCTCATGGCAACTTCTCATAGGGGAAGATGGTCCTTTGGCAGTGAATCCTTTGACTTTGCTCGTGAGAAGATGGTTAGATCCTGCAGCCTATTCTCCACTTCACCTTCTGCTGATTCGCAAACTTGCGGAATTTGCTCAATGTTGTTGGTTGAGAGATCTTTATGGACCAGCCAAAAGATAATTGCTAACAATGAACTGTCTGTTGTTGCTGTACTAACATGTGGACATGTTTATCATGCTGAGTGTTTGGAGAGTATGACACCTGAAATTAGCAAGTATGATCCAGCCTGCCCAATATGTTCATTTGGTGAAAAGCAGACACTAAGGATGTCTGAAAAGGCACTTAGAGGTGAATTAGAGTCGAAAATTAGAAATAAGAGGTTAAGGAATCGCATTGCTGATAGCGGTCTTGATAGCGAATCTGCCATGCTTGATCATTTTATAAATACTGGACAACAAGGGAAGTGTCCTAAGTTGTCTTCTAGCTCCAGTTTGAGAGGTTCTTCAGGGAGGGGTTTCTTGAGGCGTCACTTCTCCTTTGGCTCAAAGGGAGGGACTAAAGCCCTACCAGAAAGTAACAACACGGCGAAGAGAAAAGGATTTTTATGGTCAAGATCTACTAAGATGTGA